A portion of the Oreochromis niloticus isolate F11D_XX linkage group LG10, O_niloticus_UMD_NMBU, whole genome shotgun sequence genome contains these proteins:
- the LOC112848089 gene encoding zinc finger BED domain-containing protein 4-like isoform X1, which translates to MAHQWTLLEKVLSVLGPFEELTRKVSSSDAMAADVIAAVTVLHRFLTRETDEDHGIKAMKGTLAAAVRMRFTDVEENPLYSIATLLDPRYKHRFFSSTTTAANAKEMLNFELLRLPGDKQEDHDLNEPPSKKARSDQPTTSLDSMFDEIADEQASASVGRAAVGSSVELETYLGEAAILREDKPLQYWMVNKVRFPNLAKVACRYLSAPCTRVDSERLFSSVSHTVNESRNRLTADHAEMILFITKNLPLTFPKTA; encoded by the exons ATGGCTCACCAGTGGACACTGCTGGAGAAGGTGTTATCTGTTCTGGGTCCATTCGAGGAGTTAACTCGAAAAGTCAGCTCTTCAGATGCCATGGCAGCAGACGTCATTGCAGCAGTCACTGTGCTCCACAGATTTCTAACAAGGGAGACTGATGAGGACCATGGGATCAAAGCAATGAAGGGAACCTTGGCTGCAGCTGTCAGGATGCGGTTCACTGACGTGGAGGAAAACCCACTCTATAGCATCGCCACGCTACTCGATCCCAG ATATAAACATCGTTTTTTCTCCAGCACCACAACTGCTGCAAATGCCAAAGAGATGCTAAATTTTGAGCTGCTAAGGTTGCCTGGAGACAAGCAGGAGGATCATGACCTGAATGAACCACCTTCAAAAAAAGCACGCAGTGACCAGCCCACAACTAGTCTGGACAGCATGTTTGATGAAATTGCAGATGAGCAGGCATCAGCATCGGTGGGCAGAGCTGCGGTAGGTTCTAGTGTAGAGTTAGAGACATATCTTGGGGAGGCCGCAATTTTACGAGAAGACAAACCACTACAATACTGGATGGTTAATAAAGTGCGGTTCCCAAACCTGGCTAAAGTGGCGTGCAGATACCTTTCAGCACCATGCACAAGGGTCGATAGTGAAAGGCTGTTCAGCTCAGTGTCACACACtgtgaatgaaagcagaaacaGGCTCACAGCTGATCATGCAGAGATGATTCTTTTCATCACAAAGAACCTGCCTCTCACTTTCCCAAAAACAGCTTAG
- the LOC112848089 gene encoding zinc finger BED domain-containing protein 4-like isoform X2 produces MGVCCACVPRFLTRETDEDHGIKAMKGTLAAAVRMRFTDVEENPLYSIATLLDPRYKHRFFSSTTTAANAKEMLNFELLRLPGDKQEDHDLNEPPSKKARSDQPTTSLDSMFDEIADEQASASVGRAAVGSSVELETYLGEAAILREDKPLQYWMVNKVRFPNLAKVACRYLSAPCTRVDSERLFSSVSHTVNESRNRLTADHAEMILFITKNLPLTFPKTA; encoded by the exons ATTTCTAACAAGGGAGACTGATGAGGACCATGGGATCAAAGCAATGAAGGGAACCTTGGCTGCAGCTGTCAGGATGCGGTTCACTGACGTGGAGGAAAACCCACTCTATAGCATCGCCACGCTACTCGATCCCAG ATATAAACATCGTTTTTTCTCCAGCACCACAACTGCTGCAAATGCCAAAGAGATGCTAAATTTTGAGCTGCTAAGGTTGCCTGGAGACAAGCAGGAGGATCATGACCTGAATGAACCACCTTCAAAAAAAGCACGCAGTGACCAGCCCACAACTAGTCTGGACAGCATGTTTGATGAAATTGCAGATGAGCAGGCATCAGCATCGGTGGGCAGAGCTGCGGTAGGTTCTAGTGTAGAGTTAGAGACATATCTTGGGGAGGCCGCAATTTTACGAGAAGACAAACCACTACAATACTGGATGGTTAATAAAGTGCGGTTCCCAAACCTGGCTAAAGTGGCGTGCAGATACCTTTCAGCACCATGCACAAGGGTCGATAGTGAAAGGCTGTTCAGCTCAGTGTCACACACtgtgaatgaaagcagaaacaGGCTCACAGCTGATCATGCAGAGATGATTCTTTTCATCACAAAGAACCTGCCTCTCACTTTCCCAAAAACAGCTTAG